The genomic stretch GCAGTATCGAGCAACCCAAACAGATTTCGCCAGTTATACAAAGGTCATTTCACCCTTCAAAAGGGCGTTGTGGACCCAAAGCGAAGGCGCACTCCGTCAAATTTATACCTGGATGCAGTAGCGAATTCTTAAAGTCCCCCTGATAAGGGGGATTTAGGGGGTTCAGAAATATGGAAACCACTCGTAAACCCAATCTAATTTTTGTCTTTGGTGACCAGCACCGTCAATGTGATGTCGGGTGTGCAGGCAACCCACAAGTGCAAACACCTGCGATGGATCAACTCGCACAGGAGGGGATGTTTTTCCCGAACACCTTCACTAACGTCCCGATATGTGTGCCTGCGCGTGGATGCCTCATGACAGGCAAGTATCCTTTGAACCATAAGGCTGTTTCCAACGATCTGCCGCTTCCGTTGTCCGAAACAGGTGTAGCGGAGGTCTTTAGGGATGCTGGCTACGCAACTGGTTACATCGGTAAATGGCATCTCGGTGGGATGCCGAGAGATAAGTTTATCACACCTGAGATGCGCTTCGGCTTTGATCATTGGATCGGATGGAATTGCCACCATAACTATTTCAACGCGCCTTATCACGACTCTGATGGAAATCAGATGCAGATTGAAGGCTACGAACCGGATTTCCAAACCGATCAAGCGATTCAATACTGCCGCGAACACGTTGATGAACCTTTCTGCCTCTATATGAGTTGGGGACCGCCACATAATCCTTATGAACACGTCCCTGAACGCTACAAGGAGATGTACCCGCCGGAGGAGATTCAGTTACGTCCGAATGCTGTAGACACACCCGCAACACGGAAAGACCTCTCTGGATACTACGCCCATATCACAGCGTTAGATGAAAACCTCGAACGCTTGATGCAAGCACTCGACGAACTCGGTATTGCAGACGATACCATTCTCGTTTATACATCCGATCACGGGGATATGCTCGGCAGCCACGGACACGTCCGAAAAGAACGACCATGGGAGGAATCAAGCCGTATTCCTTTTATGATCCGCTGGCCCCGCAGAATACCCGCAGGCGTTACCCGCGATACCTTGCTCAGTCTCGTTGACTTCATGCCGTCAATGCTGTCTTTATGTGACCTACCTATCCCTGATGGTGTTGAAGGTCTTGACCTCTCAAGAGCGATGTTCGGTGAAACGGTTGATGAACCAGAGTCCGTGCTGCTTGGGGTGCCTTTACACGGGAGCGAAGGTTTCCACTTCGGTATCCGCGAGTGGCGCGGTGTCCGAACACATCGCCACACTTATGCACGCCATTATGATGGCACAGGTTGGCTCCTTTACGATAACGATAACGATCCCTACCAGCTGAACAACCTCATAGACGACACCGACTCACAGGGACTTCGTGCAGAATTAGAGACGGAACTTCAGCAATGGCTAACCCGAGTAAACGATCCATTCCTACCCGGAATTGAACACATCCGACAACTCGGTCTATCTGAACTCTGGAATATCAGTGAGCAGCGATTCGGCGGTGGAAAACCCCGCTGGGCATAATTTCGATTATGCTGATGGGTATTGGCTTGTAGGAGCGAGTGTTTTTGCTTGGGGTATTTGATAGGGTGTTTCTGCGGATTTCTGCGGATTTCTTGTCGCTCGCGATCTTGATGTCATAAACTATTACCGAAATATCTACGTGTTTTATGCTTTACCACGAAGCTAATACCATTTTTGTTAATAAACCTCTTTATGTAGGATAAACTGTTAGTTTGTTCCGCAGTGCTACGCATTTCGCGAAGACCGGTAATGTGATAACATTATTGGTAAATGGTATAACATAGGAGACTCAACCTATGACTGATGAAGAAAAATTTCGATTTGACTTAAGTGGATTCCTCGTGCGTCCCGCGATCCTTGAGCGCGACGAAGTAGAGGCAATCGTTGAGCAGATTGACCGGATACATCATAACAAAGAATCCTTACCGCCGGAACACCGTGCTGTACCGGGTGGTCCCGCGAGCGTGCTGATTGATCACCCCAAAGTCCTTGATGTCCTACACGAAATCATCGGACCCGAGGTCCGGTTAGAGAGCACCTTCTCCGTCTGGCGCGAAAAAGGGCGGAGACACGGTGAACTCCACGGGGGTGGACCGAGACAGGCAGATCCGATCTTCGGGTATCGCGTCAACAACGGACAGATCCATGCTGGCATGGTGCGCGTCGTCTTTGAACTGACAGATATTTCTAAAAACGATGGAGCGACGCACTTTATAGCCGGGAGTCACAAGTCTAACTTCCCGATGCACCCTGACCACATGTCGTTAGAGGAGGGGAAGCGTAGTCCGTTCCTAATGACCTACGAATGCCCCGCTGGCAGTGCAATCTTCTTCACGGAAAACCTGTGTCACGCCGGTCCCGTATGGCAACGAGAGACACCGCGTGTGGCAGTGCTAAACGCTTATGCACATCTCGCAACACATTGGCACCGGCTACGGATTCCGCCTGCAGTGCTATCCGCTTTACCGCGTGAAAAGCAGGCGTACTTCCGGGAACCATGGGTTGCAGATTTCCGGACGCGACCGGCAACGCGAAACACAATTGAGCGGTTCCTTGACAACGACGAACCGCCTGTTAATACCGATCACAAGCCGTGATCTAAAATAAAATATGAAGAAGCGAGTACTCATTATCGGTTGGGATTGCGCAGCACCTGAACTCGTCTTTGAAGCGTTTAAAGACGACATGCCAAATACACATCGCTTGATGTCAGAAGGTACGTATGGCGGACTGGAAAGCACTATCCCGCCTATCACCGTGCCTGCCTGGATGTGCATGATGACCAGCCGCGATCCCGGTGAACTTGGTATCTATGGCTTTCGGAACCGCAAAGACTACTCCTACGATGCTTTGACGATTGCTAACGCACACGCCATAAAAGTACCAACGCTCTGGGACTTGTTAGGGCAAGTTGGAAAGAAATCGGTCGTTCTTGGAGTGCCGCTCACCTATCCCGCCAAGCCGTTCCTGGGTTGGATGGTCACCAGTTTCCTCACACCTGACCGCAATCCGCAGTGGACGTTTCCAAGGCGACTATCGCGGGAAGTTGATCAGGTCGCAAGCGACTACATGATTGACATTCCCAACTTCCGAACCGACCGGCGCGCCGAACTGGAACAACAACTTCTCAAGATGACCACCGAACGCTTTAAACTCGCACGTCATCTGATTAAGACAAAAGATTGGGATTTCTTTACGATGGTCGAAATGGGTTCTGATCGACTCCATCACGCCTTCTGGCGATTTTGGGATACAACGCATCGGGAATATGAGCCGAATTCGCCGTTCTCTGAGACGATGCGGAACTACTATCGCGTTCTCGACGCAGAACTCGGAGAGACATTAGCATGTGTAGACGAGAATACCACTGTCATAGTCGTCTCCGACCACGGGGCAAAACGGATGGACGGCGGGATTTGCGTCAACGAATGGCTCCAAAAACACGGTTACCTAACGCTTAAAACTGAACCACAAGAGATTACACGATGGACACCGGATATGGTGGATTGGCAAAAAACAAAAGCGTGGGGAGAAGGTGGATATTACGGGCGGATTTTTATAAATGTTGAAGGCAGAGAACCTCACGGAACCGTTAGCGCGGGAGATTATGAAAACGTCCGAGATGAATTAAAGGCACAACTTGAAGCCATCGTAGACGAAGACGGAAATAACATCAACACGCGGGTCTTCAAACCCGAAGCAGTCTACCGAGAATGCCGAAATATCGCACCAGATCTTATTGTCTACTTCGGCAACCTCTTTTGGCGTTCCGTAGGAAGCGTCGGATACAACAGCATCTATACCTATGAAAACGATACTGGACCTGATGATTGTAACCACGCAGAAATGGGCATTTTCATTCTCAAGTCTCCGTCTCATTCCTCTGTAGGAGCACCCTCCGGGTCGCGACAACAGAGTATATACGACATTGCCCCAACGGTACTCAATGAATTCGGCATCAACATCCCCGAAGCGATGCAAGGAAAACCAATTTAGGCAGTTACAGCGTTCACAATCGCCTCCGCGACAACTTCTGCTGCTAAGATTCCAACAGTATTTACACCGCTTCCAGTGTGTGCCCCTGTAGCGAGCGAAAAAAGCGTATCCCCATCAAACATCGTATGTGACGGTCGGACCGCACGCGCCATGCCATCGTGTGCCATCTCTGCGACTCGGTTCACCTCCGCAGGCGTAAGTGTTGCATTTGTAGCGACAACACCGATCGTCGTGTTTGTCCCCGGAACCAAATTCGCATCCAACAGCCGTTCTGTGATGTCCACAAAACTATCATCTTCTTTCCCGCCTGCGAGAATTTCACCCGTATTTGGGCACACAACATTTCCCAACGCATTGACAACTGTAATCGCGGCGACAATCAAACCCGAATCAAGATATTTACACGCCGAACCAATCCCCCCCGGAGAAGACATAACGCCAGGAGCCTTGCCGACGGTAGCACCCGTGCCAGCACCAATAGCACCCATCGCTACGGGTTCATCTGTGGCGTTAAGACACGCCTGATACCCCATCTCACAGTCAGGACGCACCTGTGCATCTCCGACACCCAAATCGAAAATCACAGCAGCCGGAACAATCGGTACGCGAACGGGACCCGCAGGAAAACCGATATTCTGTTCTTCAAGGTATTGGACGACACCCCCAGCAGCATCCAAACCGAACGCACTTCCACCGGTCAATAGCACCGCGTGGGCTTTCTGTACCAAGCGTCCCGGACGGAGTGCTTCCGTCTCGCGCGTCCCCGGTGCAGCACCGCGCACATCAACCCCTGCTGTCGCACCTGCTGGACAGAGGACAACGGTACATCCTGTCCGAGCAGTTGCGTCGGTTGCGTGGCCTACTGTAAGACCTTCTATTGCCGTGAGTGTTTGGTTCATCGATTGCATAAGCTGCATGCCGTTTTAGGTTTCTGAAGATTACTATAACAGATTCCGATTAAATCCGCTACTGGTTTGTAGTAGGGCAATTTATTGCCCGTTATACACGCTTGTCCTGGTTTGTAGTAGGGCAATTTATTGCCCGTCAAACATGCTTTTAGAATATGTGATGAATCGCACGACTACAAACGCACTTCAGACAATATTGACAATTTCTACCACAAGATGCTATAATCCAATCAACATCAAACAAATTGCCTCTTAAAGTTCTAATTCACTTTAGTGGACACCATGTTCCGCAATTAATAGGATCTAATGCTATGAAACATTTTTCCCTTCTTTTCCTGATTCTTACCGTTTTTCTCGGTTGTTCACTTGTAAAACCGAAAGTAATACCTGATAAGAACTTAGCCGCTGCCGTGCGAGAACAACTCGATTTAGATCCAAACGAACCTATCTCAGAAGAAGATTTGAGGGAATTAAACTTCCTGATGGCTGTGGGTAGAGGAATCAAAAAACTCGATGGTTTGGAAAAAGCCACAAATTTAATGACTTTGTGGCTTGAGCAGAACGAAATTAGAGACATCTCGCCCCTTGCTGATTTGACTGAACTTGATAGGTTGATCCTTCCCAACAACAAAATAGAGGACATTACACCCATCGCAGGGTTAAAACAGCTCACGCACCTTGAACTTGAGCAAAACAAGATCAAGGACATCACACCGCTTACAGGGTTAAAA from Candidatus Poribacteria bacterium encodes the following:
- a CDS encoding sulfatase translates to METTRKPNLIFVFGDQHRQCDVGCAGNPQVQTPAMDQLAQEGMFFPNTFTNVPICVPARGCLMTGKYPLNHKAVSNDLPLPLSETGVAEVFRDAGYATGYIGKWHLGGMPRDKFITPEMRFGFDHWIGWNCHHNYFNAPYHDSDGNQMQIEGYEPDFQTDQAIQYCREHVDEPFCLYMSWGPPHNPYEHVPERYKEMYPPEEIQLRPNAVDTPATRKDLSGYYAHITALDENLERLMQALDELGIADDTILVYTSDHGDMLGSHGHVRKERPWEESSRIPFMIRWPRRIPAGVTRDTLLSLVDFMPSMLSLCDLPIPDGVEGLDLSRAMFGETVDEPESVLLGVPLHGSEGFHFGIREWRGVRTHRHTYARHYDGTGWLLYDNDNDPYQLNNLIDDTDSQGLRAELETELQQWLTRVNDPFLPGIEHIRQLGLSELWNISEQRFGGGKPRWA
- a CDS encoding phytanoyl-CoA dioxygenase family protein: MTDEEKFRFDLSGFLVRPAILERDEVEAIVEQIDRIHHNKESLPPEHRAVPGGPASVLIDHPKVLDVLHEIIGPEVRLESTFSVWREKGRRHGELHGGGPRQADPIFGYRVNNGQIHAGMVRVVFELTDISKNDGATHFIAGSHKSNFPMHPDHMSLEEGKRSPFLMTYECPAGSAIFFTENLCHAGPVWQRETPRVAVLNAYAHLATHWHRLRIPPAVLSALPREKQAYFREPWVADFRTRPATRNTIERFLDNDEPPVNTDHKP
- a CDS encoding alkaline phosphatase family protein, with the protein product MKKRVLIIGWDCAAPELVFEAFKDDMPNTHRLMSEGTYGGLESTIPPITVPAWMCMMTSRDPGELGIYGFRNRKDYSYDALTIANAHAIKVPTLWDLLGQVGKKSVVLGVPLTYPAKPFLGWMVTSFLTPDRNPQWTFPRRLSREVDQVASDYMIDIPNFRTDRRAELEQQLLKMTTERFKLARHLIKTKDWDFFTMVEMGSDRLHHAFWRFWDTTHREYEPNSPFSETMRNYYRVLDAELGETLACVDENTTVIVVSDHGAKRMDGGICVNEWLQKHGYLTLKTEPQEITRWTPDMVDWQKTKAWGEGGYYGRIFINVEGREPHGTVSAGDYENVRDELKAQLEAIVDEDGNNINTRVFKPEAVYRECRNIAPDLIVYFGNLFWRSVGSVGYNSIYTYENDTGPDDCNHAEMGIFILKSPSHSSVGAPSGSRQQSIYDIAPTVLNEFGINIPEAMQGKPI
- a CDS encoding P1 family peptidase; amino-acid sequence: MNQTLTAIEGLTVGHATDATARTGCTVVLCPAGATAGVDVRGAAPGTRETEALRPGRLVQKAHAVLLTGGSAFGLDAAGGVVQYLEEQNIGFPAGPVRVPIVPAAVIFDLGVGDAQVRPDCEMGYQACLNATDEPVAMGAIGAGTGATVGKAPGVMSSPGGIGSACKYLDSGLIVAAITVVNALGNVVCPNTGEILAGGKEDDSFVDITERLLDANLVPGTNTTIGVVATNATLTPAEVNRVAEMAHDGMARAVRPSHTMFDGDTLFSLATGAHTGSGVNTVGILAAEVVAEAIVNAVTA